One Spirochaeta africana DSM 8902 genomic window carries:
- a CDS encoding ABC transporter ATP-binding protein, whose protein sequence is MIDTSLRVHDLRKRFGGTVALDGVSLEIPRGTLTGLVGSDGAGKTTLIRIVAGLERADSGVVELFPDSREHRRRNEPIIGRVLPRWHRSQGAQPAVGYLSQGFSLYSDLSINENMQFFASLYGVTDYNDRATRLLTLVGLEPFRTRRAGKLSGGMKKKLALACALIHEPRLLLLDEPTTGVDPVSRREFWSILSRLQHDGMSVLLATPYFDEAERCDHIVLMHAGHAIESGSPDVVAATTPGTMFEVVCSAVKQVRTALTGDPRITEVQLYGDRVHVRTKDTEAAADSKVALDVVIRLLLSEAGISVQSMREIRPSLENAFIAHMSERMEAHSSEKEAS, encoded by the coding sequence ATGATTGACACAAGTCTCAGGGTTCATGATCTGCGAAAACGGTTCGGAGGTACTGTCGCACTCGATGGTGTCTCACTTGAAATCCCTCGCGGTACGCTGACCGGACTGGTAGGCTCCGACGGTGCGGGAAAGACTACCCTTATCCGTATTGTAGCCGGTCTTGAACGTGCAGACTCCGGGGTAGTAGAACTGTTTCCCGATTCTCGTGAACATCGCAGGCGTAACGAACCAATAATCGGCAGGGTGTTGCCTCGCTGGCACCGCAGTCAAGGTGCGCAGCCGGCAGTCGGCTACCTGTCGCAGGGCTTCTCACTGTACAGTGATCTTTCTATCAACGAGAACATGCAGTTCTTCGCATCACTCTATGGGGTTACCGACTACAACGATCGAGCGACGCGGCTGCTCACACTGGTAGGACTGGAACCGTTCCGTACCCGCCGTGCCGGTAAGCTCTCCGGGGGTATGAAGAAAAAACTCGCTCTGGCTTGCGCGCTTATCCACGAGCCTCGTCTGCTTCTGCTTGATGAGCCAACCACCGGGGTCGATCCGGTATCACGGCGAGAGTTCTGGAGCATTCTGTCCCGACTGCAACACGATGGCATGAGTGTACTGCTTGCAACTCCCTATTTTGACGAAGCTGAACGGTGTGATCACATTGTCCTGATGCACGCAGGCCATGCAATTGAAAGTGGTTCGCCGGATGTTGTGGCCGCAACAACCCCTGGCACAATGTTTGAGGTTGTGTGTTCTGCAGTAAAACAGGTGCGCACGGCACTCACAGGCGATCCACGTATTACCGAGGTGCAACTCTATGGCGATCGCGTCCATGTTCGCACGAAGGACACAGAAGCTGCCGCTGACTCGAAAGTGGCCCTCGATGTAGTGATCAGGTTGCTGCTGTCGGAGGCCGGAATTTCGGTGCAGTCGATGCGGGAAATACGTCCGAGCCTGGAAAACGCGTTTATCGCACACATGTCCGAACGTATGGAGGCGCACAGCTCTGAAAAGGAAGCGTCATGA
- a CDS encoding TolC family protein, whose product MKNSILFFPVSAVIPLLAIILFLIAPPLFGQDAVEITLAMAIEQALYHNQQIGESLLEVRRAEAAYTASRHGRFPSLLLSAGYERVRDTDPPILSLPEQFGGDQQLGESVPDRVKLAVLLQQELFTGYARTSEIALREAEMLSATHRQAHTESGAVLSATELFYAGVLAGKRVEASRQALERAREGRRELENLHSEGLATRNELLRVYMAEREAEDDLRRAENEERRSHLRIARALGYEPGQTIILMYDHDFATRYEAGGNKADSPESIATSVLSDAGDGVVLADAVESALRTRRDLAAAAAGIAAADERVIQARSSLYPRLAANASVLHARPSPGVFPADDSFETTWSVGLELSYNIGGIPAARARTDEARAVRNQAQLDYERRSEDVALEVRERALDLDDAFERVRNTELMSEQAEENLRVTESMYEEGLARFTEVLEARELESRAKLLLLEARIGVELASARFKFAQGGGID is encoded by the coding sequence ATGAAGAATAGTATCCTGTTTTTCCCAGTGTCAGCGGTAATACCACTCCTGGCCATCATACTCTTTCTCATCGCCCCGCCACTTTTTGGCCAGGATGCGGTGGAGATCACCCTTGCAATGGCAATCGAACAGGCACTTTATCACAACCAGCAAATCGGGGAATCGCTTCTCGAGGTTCGACGTGCGGAGGCCGCTTACACCGCCTCCCGTCATGGTCGCTTTCCATCATTGCTTCTGTCCGCAGGCTATGAGCGGGTACGTGATACTGACCCACCCATCCTCTCGCTGCCAGAACAGTTCGGAGGGGACCAGCAGCTCGGTGAAAGTGTGCCCGATCGCGTTAAGCTTGCAGTCCTGCTTCAACAGGAGCTGTTCACCGGGTACGCACGTACCTCGGAGATCGCGTTGCGCGAGGCAGAGATGCTCTCGGCGACACACCGGCAGGCCCACACCGAATCCGGAGCCGTGCTTTCAGCGACCGAACTCTTTTATGCAGGCGTACTTGCTGGCAAGCGCGTGGAGGCCTCCCGGCAGGCACTCGAGCGCGCGCGGGAAGGTCGACGGGAGCTCGAAAACCTGCACTCCGAAGGGCTCGCTACCCGTAATGAGCTGCTGCGTGTGTACATGGCTGAACGTGAGGCTGAAGATGATCTTCGTCGTGCTGAAAACGAGGAGCGCAGGTCGCATCTCCGCATTGCACGTGCACTTGGCTACGAACCGGGCCAGACCATTATTCTTATGTACGATCATGATTTTGCCACTAGATACGAAGCAGGTGGGAATAAAGCAGACTCGCCGGAAAGTATAGCCACATCGGTATTGTCCGATGCAGGAGATGGTGTAGTACTTGCCGATGCCGTTGAATCAGCGCTGCGTACCCGTCGAGATCTGGCTGCGGCAGCAGCAGGAATAGCGGCAGCCGACGAGCGGGTTATTCAGGCGCGCTCGTCGCTCTATCCGAGACTTGCTGCAAACGCATCGGTGTTGCATGCACGGCCGAGCCCGGGGGTGTTTCCAGCTGATGACTCGTTCGAAACAACATGGAGCGTCGGACTCGAACTGTCGTACAATATCGGCGGAATTCCAGCGGCGCGCGCCAGAACGGATGAGGCGCGTGCCGTGCGAAACCAGGCTCAGCTTGATTACGAGCGCCGGTCTGAGGATGTAGCACTTGAAGTGCGTGAGCGCGCACTCGACCTCGACGACGCGTTCGAGCGTGTCCGAAACACTGAACTCATGAGTGAACAGGCCGAGGAAAATCTCCGCGTAACCGAAAGTATGTACGAGGAAGGCCTCGCCCGCTTTACCGAGGTCCTCGAAGCACGGGAGCTTGAGTCACGCGCGAAACTCCTGCTGCTCGAGGCGAGAATCGGTGTAGAACTGGCCAGTGCTCGTTTCAAATTCGCCCAGGGTGGAGGCATAGATTAA
- a CDS encoding ABC transporter ATP-binding protein: MVFRQADPGSPAIKVDSIVRDFGSFRAVDRVSFSVERGTVFGLLGANGAGKSTLIRMLCGILEPSSGDARVAGYQVSTEPDAIKRRIGYMSQLFSLYSDLTVRENIRLFAGIYAIFGQSERERAAWALRTAGLEGSESVRAGSLSGGYRQRLALACALLHEPEVLFLDEPTSGVDPLARRGFWELIGSLTERGMTVLVTTHYLDEAEYCSQLAMMHQGRVIASGSPYEVKAQTLQLPTWEIESDRPYELEQVLRVEAGVEGVGAFGRRLHIQADEQTARRIRQTMQISIEQIVPTLEDVFIALTETSEHSP; this comes from the coding sequence ATGGTGTTCCGACAGGCCGATCCGGGGTCTCCCGCAATCAAGGTAGACTCTATCGTGCGCGATTTCGGGTCCTTTCGAGCAGTCGACCGGGTAAGCTTCTCGGTCGAGCGCGGAACAGTATTCGGACTGCTCGGCGCGAACGGTGCGGGCAAATCGACACTGATCCGCATGCTATGCGGGATTCTCGAACCGAGCTCTGGTGACGCGAGGGTAGCAGGCTACCAGGTAAGCACCGAACCGGATGCGATAAAACGAAGGATCGGCTATATGTCTCAGCTGTTTTCGCTGTACTCGGACCTGACGGTACGAGAAAACATTCGTCTTTTCGCCGGAATATACGCGATCTTTGGCCAGTCTGAGCGCGAACGGGCAGCGTGGGCACTGCGTACTGCAGGTCTTGAGGGCAGCGAATCGGTTCGCGCCGGATCTCTCTCGGGCGGCTATCGGCAGCGTCTTGCCCTGGCCTGCGCTCTTCTGCACGAACCGGAGGTTCTCTTTCTCGATGAGCCGACCAGCGGCGTTGATCCGCTTGCGCGACGTGGATTCTGGGAGCTTATCGGTTCACTTACCGAACGGGGTATGACGGTACTTGTCACAACCCATTACCTCGATGAAGCAGAATACTGTTCGCAACTCGCGATGATGCACCAGGGTCGAGTGATAGCCTCCGGCTCTCCATACGAGGTGAAGGCACAGACACTGCAACTCCCTACCTGGGAGATTGAAAGCGACCGGCCCTACGAGCTTGAGCAAGTGCTCCGCGTCGAGGCCGGTGTAGAAGGCGTCGGGGCTTTCGGCCGACGGCTGCATATCCAAGCGGATGAGCAAACTGCTCGCCGCATTCGTCAAACCATGCAAATCAGCATCGAGCAAATCGTACCAACCCTTGAGGACGTGTTCATCGCGCTCACCGAAACATCGGAGCACTCACCATGA
- a CDS encoding ABC transporter permease encodes MKIQRIRGLARKEQMHIFRDPKTLGILVLLPVVLLLLFGYAIDLDVTEVRFGVYDEDRSPESRRTLEIFEQSGYFRRSMTVAAADDGGALLDQEEIDLFIHIPRGYARALLRGEGARFGVQIDGANPQVGANVYGLIEAAVAAVSGTLGRELGNRALISAPSVPALRSRIWFNPQLESAQFLVPGLIAMILVITAVVSTAVGVSRERERGSMEQLRVSPLTPLEFILGKSAPYAFISTLIAVLIILLGISLFGVQISGSLFALTLVTVFFLVACLGLGLLISTVARTQQVAFVLAVLITFLPTFLLSGFVFPIRNMPLPIQNVSRIVPARYYLESLRRIMLKGGGITLVAEELLFLLGFACLTSAIALVRLRRIVNRETGGSNE; translated from the coding sequence ATGAAGATTCAGCGCATTAGAGGCCTGGCACGCAAGGAACAGATGCATATATTCCGCGATCCGAAAACCCTTGGTATTCTTGTACTTCTGCCTGTTGTGCTGCTTCTCCTGTTCGGATACGCCATTGATCTCGACGTTACCGAGGTACGCTTCGGAGTATATGACGAGGATCGCTCACCCGAAAGTAGACGAACGCTCGAAATCTTCGAACAGAGTGGCTACTTCAGACGATCAATGACGGTGGCAGCCGCTGACGACGGCGGTGCACTTCTCGATCAGGAGGAGATCGATCTATTTATCCATATTCCACGCGGGTATGCTCGGGCGCTGTTGCGCGGCGAAGGCGCCCGATTTGGTGTGCAAATAGACGGGGCAAACCCACAGGTCGGAGCAAACGTGTACGGGCTCATTGAAGCAGCAGTCGCAGCTGTCAGCGGAACACTTGGCAGAGAGCTTGGCAACAGAGCTTTGATCAGTGCGCCCTCTGTTCCGGCGCTGCGATCGCGGATCTGGTTCAACCCGCAACTCGAGAGTGCCCAGTTTCTCGTTCCTGGCCTGATCGCGATGATTCTCGTTATCACTGCCGTAGTATCGACCGCTGTTGGTGTATCGCGTGAACGCGAGCGCGGAAGTATGGAGCAGTTGCGGGTCTCTCCACTAACCCCGCTTGAGTTCATTCTCGGGAAAAGTGCACCATACGCCTTCATCTCGACGCTGATCGCAGTGCTTATTATCCTGCTGGGCATCTCTCTTTTTGGTGTTCAGATTTCTGGAAGCCTGTTCGCACTCACACTTGTAACCGTGTTTTTCCTTGTTGCGTGTCTCGGCCTCGGGCTGCTGATATCAACTGTTGCCCGCACTCAGCAGGTTGCCTTTGTGCTTGCCGTATTGATTACATTCCTGCCGACGTTTTTACTTTCGGGTTTCGTCTTTCCTATACGCAACATGCCGCTTCCGATTCAGAACGTCAGCCGCATTGTGCCGGCGCGCTACTATCTTGAGTCACTGCGCCGTATCATGCTGAAAGGGGGAGGAATTACACTTGTAGCCGAAGAACTACTGTTCCTGCTCGGGTTTGCGTGCCTCACCTCCGCGATCGCCCTGGTGCGCCTGCGTCGGATCGTGAATCGGGAAACGGGAGGCTCGAATGAATGA
- a CDS encoding ABC transporter permease — MNDQCRVEHGAHSRVCARFAGFRTVVELVRKELAQFRRDRLMMAIILVSPVVQLTILGLAASFDLQQMPFAIYDEDRSAESRALTQRLFLGGEFVPARIPQSAPDLERMLMHGEAGAALVIPPGFATSQSAGQTGEVQLIVDGSESMSAALAVRTASRIIEQAISTRVEADNIKHRSADVANTTASPLVSADIRIAYNPELESRLFFVPGILALVLMIITMLLTSIAIVKEKEHGTLEQLIVSPLRPSQILLGKLLPYAGIGFFDMLLVLAVAVFGFQVIPAGSIPLLLWLSLIFILTTLGLGLFVSTVSATQQEAMMTAMFFVMMPMMFLSGFVFPIENMPPVVQGLTYLLPLRYYFTIIRGVFLRGVGLEVLWPQALALILFGAAILIVSVVRFRKRLD, encoded by the coding sequence ATGAATGACCAATGCCGAGTTGAACATGGAGCACACTCCCGTGTATGTGCCCGCTTCGCAGGGTTTCGCACAGTAGTGGAACTCGTGCGGAAGGAACTCGCACAGTTCCGTCGCGACAGGCTAATGATGGCAATCATTCTTGTTTCACCAGTCGTGCAACTTACGATTCTCGGTCTCGCTGCAAGCTTTGATCTGCAGCAGATGCCGTTTGCGATCTATGACGAAGACCGGAGTGCCGAAAGTCGGGCCCTCACTCAGCGTCTCTTTCTCGGTGGCGAATTCGTACCAGCTCGGATACCGCAGAGTGCACCCGATCTCGAACGAATGCTCATGCATGGCGAAGCGGGAGCTGCGTTGGTTATCCCACCCGGCTTTGCCACGTCTCAGTCTGCCGGTCAAACAGGTGAGGTACAGTTGATTGTTGACGGTTCGGAGTCAATGAGCGCAGCACTCGCCGTCCGAACAGCGTCACGGATCATTGAACAGGCAATCAGTACCCGTGTCGAAGCGGACAACATCAAACACCGCAGCGCTGACGTCGCGAACACAACAGCTTCCCCCCTGGTCTCCGCTGATATTCGCATCGCCTATAACCCGGAACTCGAAAGCCGCCTTTTTTTCGTTCCAGGAATTCTCGCGCTCGTACTCATGATAATCACCATGCTGCTTACCTCGATCGCAATCGTGAAAGAAAAAGAGCACGGAACCCTGGAACAGCTCATCGTGTCTCCGCTTCGACCAAGTCAGATCCTGCTTGGCAAACTTCTGCCCTATGCAGGAATCGGTTTCTTCGACATGCTGCTCGTGCTTGCAGTTGCCGTGTTTGGATTCCAGGTGATTCCGGCAGGCAGTATTCCTCTGCTGCTGTGGCTTTCCCTGATCTTTATTCTTACCACTCTCGGTCTCGGGCTGTTCGTCTCGACCGTCTCGGCAACCCAGCAAGAAGCGATGATGACAGCAATGTTCTTTGTCATGATGCCGATGATGTTTCTGTCGGGCTTTGTATTCCCGATAGAAAATATGCCGCCAGTCGTCCAGGGGTTGACCTACCTGCTGCCGCTGCGTTACTACTTCACGATTATTCGCGGTGTATTCCTGCGTGGAGTAGGCCTTGAAGTACTGTGGCCGCAGGCGCTTGCCCTGATACTGTTCGGTGCAGCTATCCTTATTGTGAGTGTCGTACGGTTCCGGAAACGGCTGGACTAG
- a CDS encoding GNAT family N-acetyltransferase, which produces MIFDYAMPDDYQKIKEMRSHTHRMHYENEPEYFKDNEEYFTYDYYKTKIDKNQIWKLVVDRRIIGYTIVNVVQYENHEMFNDQKILLIEEITIDKDYQRKGYGEFIITNIEKYAQENEYTSIELNVWAFNKVAIDFYKKSGMETSRIKMEKRL; this is translated from the coding sequence ATGATATTCGACTATGCGATGCCTGATGATTATCAAAAAATAAAAGAAATGCGATCCCATACCCATAGAATGCATTATGAAAATGAACCAGAGTATTTTAAGGATAATGAAGAATATTTTACATACGATTATTACAAAACTAAAATAGATAAGAATCAGATATGGAAACTTGTCGTAGACAGACGCATAATTGGATATACAATAGTCAATGTGGTTCAATATGAAAATCATGAAATGTTTAATGATCAGAAGATACTATTGATAGAAGAAATTACGATAGACAAAGATTATCAGCGCAAAGGATATGGGGAATTCATTATAACGAACATAGAGAAATATGCTCAGGAAAATGAATACACTTCGATTGAGCTGAACGTGTGGGCGTTTAATAAAGTTGCCATCGATTTCTATAAAAAATCAGGGATGGAAACCTCAAGAATCAAGATGGAAAAGCGATTGTAA
- a CDS encoding type II toxin-antitoxin system VapC family toxin — protein MINSILIDSGPIIALFDRDDAYHYKVKDFIKDNKFHLLTTTAVVTEVSHMLSFNINVQISFLEWIMRDGITIFEIRQNHISRIIELTRKYSDLPMDFADATLVIAAEHTEIRKIISIDSDFDIYRLPGKELIQNLFFK, from the coding sequence ATGATAAATTCCATACTGATTGATTCTGGACCAATCATCGCATTGTTTGACAGAGATGATGCCTACCATTACAAAGTGAAGGATTTCATTAAGGATAATAAGTTTCACTTATTAACTACAACTGCAGTTGTCACTGAAGTCTCTCATATGTTGAGCTTCAATATAAATGTGCAAATCTCATTTCTTGAATGGATAATGCGTGATGGAATAACTATATTTGAAATTAGACAAAATCATATTTCGAGAATAATTGAATTAACAAGAAAGTATTCTGATCTGCCGATGGATTTTGCAGATGCAACTTTGGTTATAGCAGCAGAACATACAGAAATTCGCAAAATTATAAGTATTGATTCTGACTTTGATATATATAGACTACCAGGGAAAGAGTTGATTCAAAATTTATTTTTCAAATAA
- a CDS encoding ribbon-helix-helix domain-containing protein, whose product MTTVRLPADMEKKLQSISKARRKSKSEIIKDALEMFMEQEHLNYSSYELGEDLFGQHGSGRNDLSKNYKSILKDRLHDKFHTD is encoded by the coding sequence ATGACAACGGTTCGTCTACCTGCAGACATGGAAAAAAAGTTACAGTCTATATCCAAAGCAAGAAGAAAATCGAAATCAGAAATAATCAAAGATGCCCTGGAAATGTTTATGGAGCAAGAACACCTGAACTATAGTTCCTATGAACTGGGTGAGGATCTTTTTGGTCAACATGGGAGTGGTAGAAATGACCTCTCCAAGAATTACAAGAGTATATTAAAAGATAGATTGCATGATAAATTCCATACTGATTGA
- the ltrA gene encoding group II intron reverse transcriptase/maturase codes for MEQPALNTSMMELILDNGNMHRAWKQVKRNGGSPGVDGITIDQFPQLVRSRWPGIRHALLHGYYIPSPVLRVEIPKKSGGIRKLGIPTVLDRVIQQAIAQVLNPLFDPEFSDSSFGFRPGRSAHGAIHQVHSYVASGYRYAVDVDLEKFFDTVDHDILMHHVGRTLRDKPVLRLIGRYLRAGVMDKCGGVRVPTPIGTPQGGPLSPLLSNILLHQLDTELERRQLRFARYADDFVILTKSRAEGDTILREITAFLGKKLKLVVNQTKSTVAPIQKCSFLGFTFTAKKICWTQRAYQEFLRTVKQLTRRSWGVSMQYRLYRLKVYIQGWMNYYGISQFYRPVQSIDEWLRRRIRMCYWKQWRYPRTRVRKLLELGVPREYAVIAGSSSKAYWRLSKSYATNAGMSNAWLAQQGLVNIKQLWCKAQGYS; via the coding sequence ATGGAGCAACCAGCCTTGAACACATCTATGATGGAACTGATTCTGGACAACGGGAACATGCATCGAGCCTGGAAACAGGTGAAGCGCAACGGCGGCAGTCCGGGAGTAGATGGCATTACCATCGACCAATTCCCGCAGCTCGTTCGTTCCCGCTGGCCAGGAATCAGACACGCTTTGCTGCATGGGTATTACATCCCATCCCCTGTGCTCAGGGTAGAAATACCCAAGAAGTCCGGGGGGATACGGAAGCTGGGCATCCCGACCGTACTCGATCGGGTAATCCAGCAGGCAATTGCACAAGTGCTGAATCCACTGTTTGACCCGGAATTCTCGGACTCAAGTTTCGGATTCCGCCCTGGGCGCTCGGCTCATGGAGCCATACATCAGGTACACAGCTACGTTGCATCAGGGTACCGCTACGCAGTGGACGTTGATCTTGAAAAGTTCTTCGACACGGTAGACCATGATATTCTGATGCACCATGTCGGCCGTACACTGCGGGATAAACCAGTCTTGCGGCTAATCGGTCGGTACCTGCGAGCCGGCGTCATGGACAAGTGCGGGGGAGTGCGAGTTCCCACGCCGATTGGCACCCCACAAGGAGGGCCGTTATCACCGCTGCTGTCAAACATTCTGCTGCATCAACTTGATACAGAGCTGGAACGTCGACAGCTGCGATTCGCCCGATACGCCGACGATTTTGTGATCCTCACCAAAAGTCGTGCGGAGGGTGATACGATCCTGCGAGAGATCACCGCGTTTCTCGGCAAGAAACTGAAACTGGTGGTGAACCAGACCAAAAGCACCGTGGCACCGATACAGAAATGTAGCTTTCTGGGCTTTACCTTCACCGCAAAGAAAATCTGCTGGACACAACGCGCCTACCAGGAATTCTTGCGAACCGTAAAGCAACTGACCCGCAGATCGTGGGGAGTGTCGATGCAGTACCGATTGTACCGACTGAAGGTGTACATTCAGGGATGGATGAACTACTACGGGATATCCCAGTTCTACCGTCCGGTACAAAGCATCGACGAATGGCTGCGGCGACGAATCCGTATGTGCTACTGGAAACAGTGGCGCTACCCCCGAACGAGGGTACGAAAACTGCTGGAACTCGGTGTCCCAAGAGAATATGCCGTTATCGCGGGCAGTAGCAGCAAAGCCTATTGGCGATTGTCGAAAAGCTATGCTACGAACGCAGGGATGTCCAATGCATGGCTTGCACAGCAAGGACTGGTCAACATCAAGCAGCTGTGGTGTAAAGCCCAGGGCTACAGTTGA
- a CDS encoding SIR2 family protein: MGLRAKKEIMRYTLILGAGASTPFIGNCNHVITTETIIIALTDFNRWNNLINQFTLAYTGGDTSYVFNIDGREITDLIVNIKNNIENHFGYVTFDQIMHILEPICIRFSNDIFGGEYENINEEFVDLSKFSYTNTTSDGWMYVPYICREVICSFINEVYSRRLNKKIYYIRMIRNWIIHNNKNDELQFYSFNYDNLLSDSIKKTNIDNCFVNKNFDVDKFWNTENTLCQLHGSVNGYLIGDEYIHENNAKVAQNIRIEKSNSRTVGEQIKIYEKGSVGKHYNTWLVTTLEKIETFAIFPFSVFFQKLSLDIFKSDCIIIIGSSLGDVHINSFIINSIKTQKKKVVIVTKIDLNSFLDNFTDISINNENLLVGLIVKMGITIKSRGNSIDQAVREFNKRVFREYNKNKYFYLGSNVAVVPDGSKLFYRNKYLLKNIMSGFI; this comes from the coding sequence ATGGGGCTACGCGCAAAAAAGGAAATAATGAGATACACATTAATACTAGGTGCTGGAGCATCAACGCCATTTATTGGGAATTGTAACCATGTCATTACTACAGAAACTATAATAATCGCTTTGACTGATTTTAATCGTTGGAATAATTTGATAAACCAATTTACACTTGCATATACTGGCGGGGACACATCTTATGTATTTAACATTGACGGGCGCGAAATAACAGATCTGATTGTAAATATTAAAAATAATATTGAAAATCATTTTGGATATGTAACATTTGATCAGATAATGCACATACTAGAACCTATCTGTATTCGTTTTAGTAATGATATCTTTGGAGGTGAGTATGAAAATATCAATGAAGAATTTGTAGATTTATCAAAGTTTTCCTATACCAATACAACAAGTGATGGATGGATGTACGTACCCTATATTTGCCGCGAGGTTATATGCAGCTTTATCAATGAGGTATATTCTAGAAGGCTAAATAAAAAGATTTATTATATTAGGATGATACGAAATTGGATAATTCACAATAATAAAAACGATGAACTGCAATTTTATTCCTTTAATTATGACAATTTACTGTCTGATTCAATAAAGAAAACAAATATAGATAATTGTTTTGTTAATAAGAATTTTGATGTGGATAAATTTTGGAATACTGAAAATACATTATGCCAACTTCACGGCAGTGTTAATGGATACCTAATTGGCGATGAATACATTCATGAAAATAATGCAAAAGTTGCTCAGAATATAAGAATAGAAAAATCTAATAGCAGGACGGTTGGAGAACAGATCAAAATTTATGAAAAAGGTTCTGTCGGAAAGCATTACAATACATGGTTGGTTACAACCTTGGAAAAGATTGAGACTTTTGCTATTTTTCCATTTAGTGTTTTTTTTCAAAAACTTTCACTCGATATTTTTAAATCTGATTGTATTATAATAATTGGCTCCTCTCTTGGTGACGTCCATATAAATTCATTTATTATTAATTCAATAAAGACTCAAAAGAAAAAAGTTGTAATTGTTACCAAAATTGATTTGAATAGTTTTCTCGATAATTTTACCGATATTAGCATTAATAATGAAAACCTTCTTGTTGGATTAATTGTGAAAATGGGTATAACAATAAAATCAAGAGGCAATAGCATAGATCAGGCGGTTAGAGAATTTAATAAAAGAGTATTCCGTGAATATAACAAAAATAAATATTTCTACTTAGGGAGTAATGTTGCTGTTGTTCCAGATGGCAGTAAATTATTCTATCGAAACAAGTATTTATTAAAGAATATCATGAGTGGTTTCATCTAA
- a CDS encoding IS256 family transposase, translated as MAPLKATADFEKLLSRFIGEQDPLLEMLKWMTEQLMRIEAENKAGAVKGKHVANRTTHFSGSRVRRFDTRLGTMYLVVPKLRKGGYIPFFVTEKKRSEQALLQVVQEAFINGVSTRKIDRLAKELGIESISASQVSEINKGLDEQVQQFRNRELDSEYPVIWIDALYEKIRHGQRVQNEAVMVVCGLNSAGEREILAIEPMETESEETYADLFQRLKQRGLKHVWLVVSDAHQGLKNAIRSEFVGACWQRCKVHFMRNVLAKVRSKHKEQFAERLKHIWLQPDQATARKYAKQLMDDWEDSCSDAVEILDSGLDDSLQFYAFAKIDARKISSTNMLERLNKEIRRRSKVVGVFPSRESYIRMVTCYLIEYTEDWTTGRSYIKKESLDEQKEFILRTVA; from the coding sequence ATGGCCCCACTCAAAGCTACCGCAGATTTCGAGAAACTTCTATCCCGTTTCATAGGTGAACAGGATCCTCTGCTTGAAATGCTCAAATGGATGACCGAACAGCTCATGCGCATTGAAGCTGAAAATAAAGCCGGTGCCGTGAAAGGCAAGCATGTCGCAAATCGGACGACTCATTTCAGCGGTTCTCGTGTCAGAAGATTCGATACCCGTCTGGGCACCATGTACCTCGTCGTTCCAAAGCTGCGCAAGGGCGGGTACATTCCCTTCTTTGTAACCGAGAAGAAACGCTCGGAACAAGCACTCCTACAGGTAGTGCAGGAAGCATTTATCAACGGTGTTTCTACCCGTAAGATCGATCGCCTCGCCAAGGAGCTGGGGATTGAATCCATATCAGCCAGCCAGGTCTCTGAAATTAATAAGGGGCTGGATGAACAGGTTCAGCAATTTCGCAACCGAGAGCTGGATTCAGAATATCCAGTTATCTGGATTGATGCACTGTATGAAAAGATACGCCATGGCCAGAGAGTGCAGAATGAAGCAGTGATGGTGGTTTGTGGCCTTAATTCTGCTGGAGAGCGCGAAATACTTGCTATAGAGCCCATGGAAACTGAATCAGAGGAAACATACGCCGACCTGTTTCAGCGCTTAAAACAGCGCGGTCTCAAGCATGTATGGCTTGTGGTATCAGATGCACACCAGGGATTGAAAAATGCAATCCGATCAGAATTTGTCGGCGCATGTTGGCAACGGTGTAAAGTGCATTTCATGCGGAATGTCCTCGCCAAAGTACGCAGCAAACACAAGGAACAATTTGCAGAGCGATTAAAGCACATCTGGCTGCAGCCAGATCAAGCTACCGCGCGAAAATACGCCAAGCAGCTTATGGATGACTGGGAAGACTCTTGCTCTGATGCAGTCGAAATCCTGGATTCCGGACTTGATGACTCACTGCAGTTCTATGCCTTTGCAAAAATCGATGCACGGAAAATCTCGTCCACCAATATGCTGGAGCGATTGAACAAGGAAATCCGTCGACGATCAAAGGTGGTTGGCGTCTTTCCGTCCAGGGAGTCATACATCAGAATGGTCACCTGCTATCTGATAGAATACACCGAAGACTGGACAACCGGCAGATCGTACATTAAAAAGGAATCACTGGATGAACAGAAAGAATTCATCCTGAGAACGGTTGCGTAA